One window of Ziziphus jujuba cultivar Dongzao chromosome 5, ASM3175591v1 genomic DNA carries:
- the LOC107421377 gene encoding UDP-glucosyltransferase 29-like: MMERQRSIKVLMFPWLAHGHISPFLELAKRLTDRNFQIYFCSTPVNLTSVKPKLSQKYSSSIKLVELHLPSLPDLPPHYHTTNGLALNLIPTLKKAFDMSSSSFSTILSTIKPDLLIYDFLQPWAPQLASCMNIPAVNFLSAGASMVSFVLHSIKYNGDDHDDEFLTTELHLSDSMEAKFAEMTESSPDEHIDRAVTCLERSNSLILIKSFRELEGKYLDYLSLSFAKKVVPIGPLVAQDTNPEDDSMDIINWLDKKEKSSTVFVSFGSEYYLTKEEMEEIAYGLDLSKVNFIWVVRFPLGQKMAVEEALPKGFLERVGEKGMVVEDWAPQMKILGHSSIGGFVSHCGWSSLMESLKLGVPIIAMPMQLDQPINAKLVERSGVGLEVKRDKNGRIEREYLAKVIREIVVEKARQDIEKKAREMSNIITEKGEEEIDNVVEELAKLCGM; the protein is encoded by the coding sequence ATGATGGAAAGGCAGAGAAGTATCAAAGTTCTGATGTTTCCATGGTTGGCTCATGGTCATATTTCACCATTCCTAGAGCTAGCCAAGAGGCTCACTGACAGAAACTTTCAAATATATTTCTGCTCCACGCCTGTAAATCTCActtcagtcaaaccaaaactcTCTCAAAAGTATTCCTCTTCTATAAAGCTAGTGGAGCTCCATTTACCATCTCTACCCGACCTTCCTCCTCACTACCACACCACAAATGGCCTCGCACTAAATCTCATACCAACCCTCAAAAAAGCCTTTGACATGTCAAGCTCTAGCTTCTCCACTATCCTCTCCACCATAAAACCTGACCTCCTCATCTATGATTTTCTTCAGCCATGGGCACCACAGCTTGCTTCTTGTATGAATATTCCTGCCGTTAACTTTTTGAGTGCCGGAGCTTCCATGGTCTCTTTTGTGCTCCATTCTATCAAGTACAATGGTGATGATCATGATGATGAATTCCTGACTACAGAACTCCATCTTTCTGATTCTATGGAAGCAAAGTTCGCCGAAATGACTGAAAGTTCTCCGGATGAGCACATAGATAGGGCCGTGACATGCTTAGAGAGGTCAAACTCTCTTATTTTAATAAAGTCCTTCAGAGAGCTGGAAGGtaaatatttggattatttatctCTCTCGTTTGCCAAGAAGGTTGTCCCAATTGGTCCGCTTGTAGCTCAAGACACTAACCCCGAAGACGATAGCATGGATATCATCAACTGGCTCGACAAGAAAGAGAAATCTTCGACCGTATTCGTTTCCTTTGGAAGCGAGTATTATCTGACCAAGGAAGAGATGGAGGAGATAGCTTATGGTTTAGACCTTAGCAAGGTGAATTTCATATGGGTTGTGAGGTTTCCTTTGGGACAAAAAATGGCCGTTGAAGAAGCCCTACCAAAAGGTTTCTTAGAAAGGGTTGGAGAGAAGGGAATGGTGGTTGAAGATTGGGCTCCGCAAATGAAGATATTAGGGCATTCAAGCATTGGAGGATTTGTGAGTCACTGTGGATGGAGTTCTCTAATGGAGAGCTTGAAACTTGGTGTTCCAATCATAGCAATGCCCATGCAACTAGACCAACCGATAAATGCTAAACTAGTGGAGAGGAGTGGTGTTGGTTTGGAGGTTAAGAGGGATAAAAATGGAAGGATTGAAAGGGAATATTTGGCCAAAGTGATAAGAGAAATTGTGGTTGAAAAAGCCAGACAGGATATAGAAAAGAAAGCAAGAGAAATGAGCAATATAATAACAGAGAAAGGAGAGGAAGAGATCGATAATGTGGTAGAAGAATTGGCAAAGCTTTGTGGAATGTAA
- the LOC107421406 gene encoding UDP-glucosyltransferase 29-like — protein sequence MMERQRSIKVLMFPWLAYGHISPSLELAKRLTNRNFQIYFCSTPVNLTSVKKKLSQKYSSSIKLVELHLPSLPDLPPHYHTTNGLPPNLMPTLKKAFDMSSPSFSTILSTIKPDLLIYDFVQPWAPQLASCMNIPAVNLMSFGAAMVSFLLHSIKYNGDDHDDEFLTTEFHLSDSMKAKLAEFIETSPEEHIDRAVTCLERSNSLILIRSFRELEGKYLDYVSLSLAKKVVSIGPLVVQDTNPEDDSMDIINWLDKKEKSSTVFVSFGSEYYLTNEEMEEIAYGLELSKVNFIWVVRFPLGQKMALEEALPKGFLERVGENGMVVEDWAPQMKILGHSSIGGFVSHCGCSSLMESLKHGVPIIAMPMQLDQPINAKLMERIGVGLEVKRDKNGRIEREHLAKVIREMVVEKSRKHIEKKAREMSDIIREKGEEEIDNVVEELKKLCGM from the coding sequence ATGATGGAAAGGCAGAGAAGTATCAAAGTTCTGATGTTTCCATGGTTGGCTTATGGTCATATTTCACCATCTCTAGAGCTAGCCAAGAGGCTCACTAACAGAAACTTCCAAATATATTTCTGTTCCACGCCTGTGAATCTCACTTCAgtcaaaaaaaaactctctcaaAAGTATTCCTCTTCGATAAAGCTAGTAGAGCTCCATTTACCATCTCTACCGGACCTTCCACCTCACTACCACACCACAAATGGCCTCCCACCAAATCTCATGCCAACCCTCAAGAAAGCCTTCGACATGTCAAGCCCTAGCTTCTCCACTATCCTCTCCACCATAAAACCTGACCTCCTCATCTATGATTTTGTTCAGCCATGGGCACCACAGCTTGCTTCTTGTATGAATATTCCTGCTGTTAATCTTATGAGTTTCGGAGCTGCCATGGTCTCTTTTTTGCTCCATTCTATCAAGTACAATGGTGATGATCATGATGATGAATTCCTGACTACAGAATTCCATCTTTCTGATTCTATGAAAGCGAAGTTAGCCGAATTTATTGAAACTTCTCCGGAGGAGCACATAGATAGGGCCGTGACATGCTTAGAGAGGTCAAACTCTCTTATTTTAATAAGGTCTTTCAGAGAGCTGGAAGGTAAATATTTGGATTAtgtatctctctctcttgcCAAGAAGGTTGTCTCAATTGGTCCGCTCGTAGTTCAAGACACTAATCCTGAAGACGATAGCATGGATATCATCAACTGGCTCGACAAGAAAGAGAAATCTTCGACCGTGTTCGTTTCCTTTGGAAGCGAGTATTATCTGACCAACGAAGAGATGGAGGAGATAGCTTATGGTTTAGAGCTTAGCAAGGTGAATTTCATATGGGTTGTGAGGTTTCCTTTGGGACAAAAAATGGCCCTTGAAGAAGCCCTACCAAAAGGGTTCTTAGAAAGGGTTGGAGAGAATGGAATGGTGGTTGAAGATTGGGCTCCACAGATGAAGATATTAGGGCATTCAAGCATTGGAGGGTTTGTGAGTCACTGTGGATGCAGTTCTCTAATGGAGAGCTTGAAACATGGTGTTCCAATCATAGCAATGCCCATGCAACTAGACCAACCAATAAATGCTAAACTAATGGAGAGGATTGGTGTTGGTTTGGAGGTTAAGAGGGACAAAAATGGAAGGATTGAAAGGGAACATTTGGCCAAAGTGATAAGAGAAATGGTGGTTGAAAAATCCAGGAAGCATATAGAAAAGAAAGCAAGAGAAATGAGTGATATAATAAGAGAGAAAGGAGAGGAAGAGATCGATAATGTGGTAGAAGAACTGAAAAAGCTTTGTGGAATGTAA